A single region of the Manihot esculenta cultivar AM560-2 chromosome 12, M.esculenta_v8, whole genome shotgun sequence genome encodes:
- the LOC110627843 gene encoding uncharacterized protein LOC110627843 isoform X2, producing the protein MSSNPGHYVALVVTSPTVKTENGLPLKQLKLLRPDDTLLIGQVYRLISFEDVLKEFASKNCVKLGKLLKDRRGLVDAAEMKKKESSGGLSLNPNPNPKPSSITKSETCSSVKVEQEFPRLGSNGASTSSSRGGGVGRHHGGGGGVQWKPALQSISEIGT; encoded by the exons ATGAGTTCTAATCCTGGACACTATGTGGCTCTTGTCGTGACATCTCCGACGGTGAAAACGGAAAATGGGTTGCCATTGAAGCAGCTCAAGCTTCTTCGTCCTGATGATACTCTGCTTATTGGACAAGTTTATCGACTCATCAGTTTTGAAG ATGTGTTGAAAGAGTTTGCTTCCAAGAATTGTGTGAAACTGGGAAAGCTGCTGAAAGACAGAAGAGGGCTTGTAGATGCAGCAGAAATGAAGAAGAAGGAGTCCTCTGGTGGGCTAAGTTTGAACCCGAACCCTAACCCGAAGCCCAGCTCCATTACTAAATCTGAGACCTGCAGTTCTGTTAAG GTGGAGCAGGAGTTTCCTCGACTGGGAAGCAATGGGGCCAGTACAAGCAGCAGTAGAGGAGGAGGAGTAGGAAGGCATcacggtggtggtggtggtgtgcAATGGAAGCCAGCCTTGCAGAGCATTTCAGAGATTGGAACTTGA
- the LOC110627843 gene encoding uncharacterized protein LOC110627843 isoform X1: protein MGNCQAAEAATVVIQHPGKKIERIYWSVSAHEIMSSNPGHYVALVVTSPTVKTENGLPLKQLKLLRPDDTLLIGQVYRLISFEDVLKEFASKNCVKLGKLLKDRRGLVDAAEMKKKESSGGLSLNPNPNPKPSSITKSETCSSVKVEQEFPRLGSNGASTSSSRGGGVGRHHGGGGGVQWKPALQSISEIGT from the exons ATGGGAAATTGTCAAGCTGCAGAGGCAGCGACTGTGGTGATTCAACATCCAGGGAAGAAGATAGAGAGGATTTACTGGTCTGTTAGCGCTCATGAGATCATGAGTTCTAATCCTGGACACTATGTGGCTCTTGTCGTGACATCTCCGACGGTGAAAACGGAAAATGGGTTGCCATTGAAGCAGCTCAAGCTTCTTCGTCCTGATGATACTCTGCTTATTGGACAAGTTTATCGACTCATCAGTTTTGAAG ATGTGTTGAAAGAGTTTGCTTCCAAGAATTGTGTGAAACTGGGAAAGCTGCTGAAAGACAGAAGAGGGCTTGTAGATGCAGCAGAAATGAAGAAGAAGGAGTCCTCTGGTGGGCTAAGTTTGAACCCGAACCCTAACCCGAAGCCCAGCTCCATTACTAAATCTGAGACCTGCAGTTCTGTTAAG GTGGAGCAGGAGTTTCCTCGACTGGGAAGCAATGGGGCCAGTACAAGCAGCAGTAGAGGAGGAGGAGTAGGAAGGCATcacggtggtggtggtggtgtgcAATGGAAGCCAGCCTTGCAGAGCATTTCAGAGATTGGAACTTGA